One Cohnella candidum genomic region harbors:
- a CDS encoding (Fe-S)-binding protein yields the protein MAWQTVNLLLFLAVTGYGLFLFYKTVYHRYLYLKLGQPADFKRRGEGRLAEFLSQVFGQKKLLKDPKSGIMHVVVFYGFIILQFGALDLIIKGLTRGKHLPLPAYRVFGLLQEVTVALILLAMGYAAYRRYGEKLARLKKGWKPSIVLFFIFFLMLSVVLSLGFERLWLGMEPSGYAPISSAIASLFAGMPTAAARAAFYVSWWAHLLILLSFLVYVPQSKHFHIVTAPINIWFRRKEPVGKLAKLDLEDEEAESFGVGRIEDFTQKQMLDFYACVECGRCTNVCPASNTGKVLSPMHLITKLRDHLQEKGAAITGKSPWVPAFAFTNLSQTTHALDTAAVRETAWNETAQGAITDIRPTLAWQKSTWKASAIADPTSLADEAAAETAAASTTARAIVASPGKKPVELELIGEIMTEEEIWSCTTCRNCEDQCPVGNEHVDKIVDLRRHLVLMQGSIPHEGQRALQNIERQGNPWGISRNDRAKWTGEVEGIPVPTVKENPDFEYLFFVGSMGSYDLRSRKISRAFARLLNESGISFAILGNEEKNSGDTPRRMGNEMLFQQLAAENIQTFRKYGVRRIVTACPHTFNIFKNEYPDFGLEGVEVLHHTQLLDRLIREGRLKPRHEVRERITYHDSCYLGRYNNVYDEPRSVLKAIPGVELAEMARNRENGMCCGAGGGMMWMEETSGKRVNLARTEQALETSPTVISSACPYCLTMMEDGTKMKEVDNRVKARDIAEILEQSVFGDRPIRALETESTKIGG from the coding sequence ATGGCGTGGCAGACGGTGAATCTCCTGCTGTTTTTGGCGGTGACAGGCTACGGGCTTTTCTTGTTTTACAAGACGGTATACCATCGCTACCTCTATTTGAAGCTGGGACAGCCCGCGGACTTCAAACGCCGGGGCGAGGGCAGGCTGGCGGAATTCCTCTCGCAGGTATTCGGACAGAAAAAGCTGCTGAAGGATCCGAAAAGCGGCATCATGCACGTCGTCGTCTTTTACGGGTTCATCATCCTGCAGTTCGGTGCCCTGGACCTCATTATCAAAGGGCTTACCCGAGGCAAACACCTCCCGCTGCCGGCTTACCGCGTGTTCGGCTTGCTGCAGGAAGTCACGGTCGCGCTCATCCTGCTTGCCATGGGTTACGCGGCCTATCGCCGATATGGAGAGAAGCTGGCGCGCCTTAAAAAAGGGTGGAAGCCGAGCATCGTGCTCTTCTTCATTTTCTTCCTGATGCTGTCGGTGGTCCTGTCGCTTGGCTTCGAACGGCTTTGGCTGGGCATGGAGCCGTCGGGATATGCGCCGATCTCCTCCGCGATCGCATCCCTCTTCGCCGGAATGCCGACGGCAGCCGCGAGGGCCGCATTTTACGTGTCCTGGTGGGCGCATCTGCTCATTTTGCTCTCGTTCTTGGTCTATGTGCCTCAGTCGAAGCATTTTCATATTGTGACGGCGCCGATCAACATTTGGTTCCGCCGCAAGGAGCCGGTCGGCAAACTCGCCAAATTGGACCTCGAGGACGAGGAAGCCGAGTCGTTCGGCGTCGGACGTATCGAGGACTTCACGCAGAAGCAGATGCTCGACTTCTACGCCTGCGTCGAGTGCGGCCGCTGCACCAACGTCTGTCCGGCCTCCAATACAGGCAAGGTGCTGTCGCCGATGCACCTGATCACGAAGCTGCGGGACCATCTCCAGGAGAAAGGCGCGGCCATCACCGGCAAGTCGCCTTGGGTGCCGGCTTTCGCTTTCACGAACTTGTCTCAAACGACGCACGCCCTCGATACCGCTGCTGTCCGGGAAACCGCATGGAACGAGACGGCCCAAGGAGCGATCACGGATATCCGTCCGACGCTGGCGTGGCAGAAGTCGACGTGGAAAGCATCGGCTATCGCAGACCCAACCTCACTCGCGGACGAGGCCGCAGCCGAAACGGCAGCCGCCAGCACCACAGCTCGTGCAATAGTCGCCTCCCCAGGGAAAAAGCCCGTAGAGCTAGAGCTGATCGGCGAGATCATGACCGAAGAAGAAATCTGGTCCTGCACGACCTGCCGCAACTGCGAAGACCAATGCCCGGTCGGCAACGAGCACGTCGACAAAATCGTCGACCTCCGCCGCCACCTCGTCCTCATGCAGGGCAGCATCCCGCACGAAGGCCAGCGCGCTTTGCAGAACATCGAGCGCCAGGGCAATCCCTGGGGCATCAGCCGCAACGACCGCGCGAAGTGGACCGGGGAGGTCGAGGGCATCCCGGTTCCGACCGTCAAAGAGAATCCCGATTTCGAATATTTGTTTTTCGTCGGCTCCATGGGCTCCTACGACCTGCGCAGCCGCAAAATCTCGCGCGCTTTCGCCCGCCTGCTGAACGAATCCGGCATCAGCTTCGCCATTCTCGGCAACGAAGAGAAAAACTCGGGCGACACGCCGCGCCGGATGGGCAACGAAATGCTGTTCCAGCAGCTCGCCGCTGAGAATATCCAGACGTTCCGGAAATACGGAGTCCGCAGAATCGTGACCGCTTGCCCGCACACCTTCAACATTTTCAAAAACGAATACCCCGATTTCGGCCTGGAAGGCGTCGAAGTGCTTCACCATACGCAACTGCTCGACCGGCTGATCCGCGAAGGCCGCCTGAAGCCCCGCCACGAGGTGAGGGAACGCATCACTTACCACGATTCCTGCTACCTCGGCCGCTACAACAACGTGTACGACGAACCGCGCAGCGTGCTCAAAGCCATACCGGGCGTGGAACTCGCCGAGATGGCGAGAAACCGCGAAAACGGCATGTGCTGCGGCGCCGGCGGCGGGATGATGTGGATGGAGGAGACGTCCGGCAAACGGGTCAATCTCGCCCGGACCGAGCAGGCGCTCGAAACCTCGCCCACGGTCATCAGCAGCGCGTGTCCGTATTGCCTCACGATGATGGAAGACGGCACCAAAATGAAGGAGGTCGACAACCGCGTCAAAGCGAGGGACATCGCGGAAATTTTGGAGCAGTCCGTGTTCGGCGACCGCCCCATCCGAGCCCTGGAAACCGAATCCACGAAAATCGGAGGTTAA
- a CDS encoding TetR/AcrR family transcriptional regulator: MTSKKKEKYAQILDAAQKVIAENGYHGSQVSRIAKEAGVADGTIYLYFKNKEDILISLFQDRLGDLVDMINASIRETRTADEAIRKICEIHFTQLEQNVDMAYVTQIELRQSSLDLRKAIGLAVKPYIELIEHILEKGISEQTFRPDLDVKLTRLLLFGAMDEVVTSWLISGRKYSLSGQVDKTVDFFLRGLK, from the coding sequence ATGACAAGTAAAAAGAAAGAAAAGTACGCCCAGATTTTGGATGCCGCCCAGAAAGTGATCGCCGAGAACGGCTACCACGGCTCGCAAGTGTCCAGAATCGCCAAAGAAGCAGGGGTGGCCGACGGCACCATCTACCTCTATTTCAAAAACAAAGAGGACATTCTGATTTCCCTGTTCCAGGACAGGCTGGGAGACTTGGTCGACATGATCAACGCCAGCATCCGGGAAACCCGTACGGCGGACGAAGCGATCCGCAAAATTTGCGAGATCCATTTCACGCAGCTGGAGCAGAACGTCGACATGGCTTACGTCACCCAAATCGAACTCCGGCAAAGCTCGCTCGATTTGCGCAAAGCGATCGGCCTTGCCGTAAAGCCCTATATCGAATTGATCGAGCATATTCTGGAAAAGGGGATTTCGGAGCAAACGTTCCGCCCCGACCTGGACGTGAAGCTCACGCGTCTGCTGCTGTTCGGCGCCATGGACGAAGTCGTCACTTCCTGGCTGATCTCGGGCAGGAAATATTCCTTGTCCGGCCAGGTGGACAAAACGGTCGACTTTTTCCTGAGAGGCCTAAAATAA
- a CDS encoding electron transfer flavoprotein subunit beta/FixA family protein, with translation MNVYVIMKQTFDTEEKIVLQNGNISDDGVKFVINPYDEYAVEEAIRIKEQHGGSIVAVSVGPERTAEALRTALAMGADEAVLIADERIGTDEYAVSKVLAAYLGKQSFDVILGGNFSIDNGSGQVAVRLAHLLNIPHVSSITRLTLNGDRAEAQRDAEGDTETVEISLPALFTAQQGLNEPRYPSLPGIMKAKKKPFQQLGLDDLGLSEADVAPKTARESLSLPPARQAGQLIKGAPQEQAAQLVQLLRNEAKVI, from the coding sequence ATGAACGTCTACGTAATCATGAAGCAAACGTTCGACACCGAAGAGAAAATCGTGTTGCAGAACGGGAACATCTCCGACGACGGCGTCAAGTTCGTGATCAATCCTTATGACGAATACGCCGTGGAGGAAGCGATCCGCATCAAGGAGCAGCACGGCGGCAGCATCGTCGCCGTTTCCGTCGGCCCGGAACGCACGGCGGAAGCGCTGCGCACGGCGCTTGCGATGGGAGCCGACGAAGCGGTACTCATCGCCGACGAGCGGATCGGCACCGACGAATACGCCGTCTCTAAGGTATTAGCCGCTTACCTCGGCAAGCAATCATTCGATGTTATCCTTGGCGGCAACTTCTCGATCGACAACGGCAGCGGCCAGGTCGCCGTCCGGCTCGCGCATCTGCTGAATATCCCCCACGTCTCCTCGATCACCCGGTTGACGCTGAACGGAGACCGGGCTGAGGCACAACGCGACGCGGAAGGCGACACCGAGACCGTGGAAATTTCGCTGCCCGCTTTGTTCACGGCCCAGCAAGGCTTGAACGAGCCGCGTTATCCGTCGCTTCCCGGCATCATGAAAGCGAAGAAGAAGCCTTTTCAGCAGCTCGGCTTGGACGATCTGGGCCTCTCGGAGGCGGATGTCGCTCCCAAGACTGCGCGTGAATCGTTATCCCTGCCTCCGGCGCGCCAAGCCGGCCAGCTCATCAAAGGCGCCCCGCAGGAGCAGGCCGCCCAACTGGTGCAATTGCTGCGCAACGAAGCGAAAGTCATCTAA
- a CDS encoding electron transfer flavoprotein subunit alpha/FixB family protein: protein MSQHYAVVAEVRGGKLRQVTLEAISAANQAKSDGDRVAAVLAGHQVEALAQELARYVDGPVHVIEHADLETYNAESYHAAVSKALEALSPKAVFLGHTAVGKDLAPKIAAGLQAGQISDVIAIENEGTGVVYTRPLYAGKVFEKKRFASDTAGPQVVTVRPNNFSPAKPLANSGEIVMENYAAPADLRSVVKDVIRKTSGKVDLTEAKIVVSGGRGVKSSDGFKPLEQLAEVLNAAVGASRGACDAGYCDYAMQIGQTGKVVTPEIYIACGISGAIQHLAGMSQSRIIIAINKDPEAPIFKVADYGIVGDLFEVVPLLTEEFKKALA, encoded by the coding sequence ATGAGCCAACATTACGCGGTAGTGGCGGAAGTTCGCGGAGGCAAACTGAGGCAGGTCACGCTGGAGGCAATTTCGGCGGCAAACCAGGCGAAGTCGGATGGCGACCGGGTGGCGGCGGTATTGGCCGGTCACCAAGTCGAAGCCCTGGCCCAAGAGCTTGCCCGGTACGTAGACGGGCCCGTTCACGTGATCGAGCATGCGGATTTGGAAACCTATAACGCGGAATCTTACCATGCGGCCGTGTCCAAAGCGCTGGAGGCGCTGAGCCCGAAAGCCGTCTTTCTCGGGCATACGGCCGTCGGCAAGGACTTGGCACCCAAAATCGCCGCTGGCCTCCAGGCCGGGCAAATTTCCGACGTTATCGCAATCGAGAACGAAGGAACCGGCGTTGTGTATACCCGACCTCTGTATGCGGGCAAGGTATTCGAGAAGAAGCGGTTTGCGTCCGACACGGCCGGTCCCCAGGTCGTCACGGTGCGTCCGAACAACTTTTCGCCCGCCAAGCCGCTTGCGAACAGCGGCGAGATCGTAATGGAAAATTACGCCGCACCCGCCGACCTCCGTTCGGTCGTGAAGGATGTCATTCGCAAAACGTCCGGCAAAGTCGATCTTACCGAAGCGAAGATCGTCGTGTCCGGCGGCCGCGGCGTGAAAAGCTCGGACGGCTTCAAGCCGCTGGAGCAGCTGGCCGAGGTGCTGAACGCGGCGGTCGGGGCTTCGCGCGGAGCTTGCGACGCGGGTTACTGCGATTACGCGATGCAGATCGGGCAGACGGGCAAGGTGGTCACTCCGGAGATTTACATTGCGTGCGGCATCAGCGGCGCGATTCAGCATCTTGCCGGCATGAGCCAATCCCGCATCATCATCGCGATCAACAAAGACCCGGAGGCGCCGATTTTCAAAGTGGCGGATTACGGAATCGTCGGAGATTTGTTCGAGGTCGTGCCGCTTCTGACGGAAGAGTTCAAAAAGGCGTTGGCATAA
- a CDS encoding YdeI/OmpD-associated family protein has translation MSGDSRVYEFDAVIRREDDIDAAFVEFPYDVEKEFGTKGQVKVSVRFDSAVYRGSLAQMGMPKHCIGLTKAIRTAIGKQPGDTVHVVLKRDEEPRVVEVPEELSRLLERHPEAKRAFAELSYTNRKEYAVWIRGAKKKETREARLGKTIDMLLNGVKHP, from the coding sequence ATGAGCGGTGACAGTCGAGTTTACGAATTCGATGCGGTTATTCGGCGCGAAGACGATATCGATGCCGCATTCGTGGAATTTCCCTACGATGTGGAAAAAGAATTCGGCACCAAGGGACAAGTGAAAGTGTCCGTGCGGTTCGATTCGGCGGTGTACCGAGGTTCGCTCGCGCAAATGGGCATGCCGAAGCACTGTATCGGACTGACGAAAGCGATCCGTACCGCCATCGGCAAACAGCCGGGAGACACGGTGCATGTGGTGCTGAAGCGGGATGAGGAGCCGAGGGTCGTCGAGGTTCCCGAAGAGCTGTCGCGGCTTCTGGAACGCCACCCGGAAGCGAAGCGCGCGTTCGCGGAGCTTTCGTACACAAATCGCAAAGAATACGCGGTCTGGATCCGCGGCGCCAAGAAGAAGGAAACGCGGGAGGCCAGGCTGGGCAAAACGATCGACATGCTGCTTAACGGCGTGAAACATCCATGA
- a CDS encoding alpha/beta fold hydrolase: MPYVPVNDLEMFYEKMGVGEAVIFLHSGYSRGILAFAGQMLDFQKSFSCFFPDFRGHGRTRCESLEWSTPRLADDITLFMDRLNIPKAHLIGYSLGANVGLYMAVNRPDRVATLTTIGTGGFRDPSGVEEFEPEWLLRNGKKDTIEQMIERHEEAHRGDWQTFMRQSALDWRLYPQLTEKQIAEIRCPCLFIAGEHDPFADKRRLERLSSLVRGSRSFVVPGGSHKPHMVRENPIIVNDEILAFLRSHPIREQGEGNDER; the protein is encoded by the coding sequence ATGCCGTACGTTCCCGTAAATGACCTTGAGATGTTCTATGAAAAAATGGGCGTCGGCGAGGCGGTCATTTTTCTGCACAGCGGTTATTCGAGAGGGATTTTGGCGTTCGCCGGCCAGATGCTGGACTTCCAGAAAAGCTTTTCTTGTTTCTTTCCGGATTTCAGGGGTCACGGACGGACCCGATGCGAGAGCTTGGAATGGAGCACGCCCCGGCTTGCGGATGATATCACTTTATTTATGGATCGCCTGAACATCCCGAAAGCGCATCTGATCGGTTACAGTTTAGGGGCGAACGTAGGGTTGTATATGGCCGTGAACCGGCCGGACAGAGTGGCGACTTTGACGACGATCGGCACCGGCGGCTTCCGCGATCCATCCGGCGTTGAAGAGTTCGAACCGGAGTGGCTGCTTAGGAATGGGAAAAAGGATACGATCGAACAGATGATCGAGAGACATGAAGAGGCCCACCGGGGGGACTGGCAGACGTTCATGCGGCAAAGCGCGCTCGACTGGCGGTTATATCCGCAGCTAACGGAAAAGCAGATCGCGGAAATTCGCTGCCCATGCTTGTTCATCGCAGGGGAACATGACCCTTTCGCGGATAAACGAAGGTTAGAGCGTCTGAGTTCGCTTGTTCGAGGCTCGCGTTCCTTCGTCGTCCCCGGAGGCAGTCATAAGCCCCACATGGTGAGGGAGAATCCGATAATCGTGAACGACGAGATACTGGCTTTTCTCAGATCCCATCCGATTCGCGAACAAGGAGAAGGTAATGATGAGCGGTGA
- a CDS encoding VOC family protein has translation MEIVNQKEQPTVRNADVSGAKFECVNLGGATFTNVNMSGIRIRDADLSDLEIFEAQLGGAYIHGIGLPPAGHPAYREDQGPQRPLRFEMCELAGSSITSCDLSDVRIEGCKIDGLTIDGIDVAALIKQYKSEQQQGQAEAERLQEETPTTPFLRRTGSNFVPVRDIEKARDWYCRILGMPVESAEIMNGHLCPLPMEEPGIILDTMPGWGGKEPDGPPTFQTPAFMLLTKDIEAAYRFMKEQDVELVTEIENGHWFVFRDPDGNLLMVCR, from the coding sequence ATGGAGATCGTCAATCAAAAGGAGCAGCCTACGGTACGGAATGCCGACGTGAGCGGCGCCAAGTTCGAATGCGTAAATCTCGGCGGGGCGACATTCACGAACGTGAACATGAGCGGAATCCGGATCCGGGACGCCGATCTGTCGGATCTGGAGATTTTCGAGGCGCAGCTGGGCGGCGCGTACATACACGGTATCGGATTGCCGCCGGCGGGTCATCCGGCTTACCGGGAAGATCAAGGGCCCCAGCGGCCGCTTCGCTTCGAAATGTGCGAACTCGCAGGGAGCTCCATCACCTCTTGCGACTTGAGCGATGTACGCATCGAGGGATGCAAAATCGATGGGTTGACGATAGATGGCATCGACGTCGCCGCTCTCATCAAGCAATACAAGTCTGAGCAGCAGCAGGGACAAGCGGAAGCGGAGAGACTGCAGGAGGAAACGCCGACCACCCCTTTCCTGCGTAGGACCGGCTCGAATTTCGTGCCGGTTCGGGACATCGAGAAGGCGCGGGACTGGTATTGCCGGATTCTCGGCATGCCGGTGGAATCGGCGGAAATCATGAACGGACACTTGTGCCCGCTTCCGATGGAAGAGCCCGGTATCATCCTTGATACGATGCCCGGGTGGGGCGGCAAGGAACCCGACGGTCCTCCAACGTTTCAGACGCCTGCATTCATGCTGCTGACCAAGGACATTGAGGCAGCCTATAGGTTCATGAAAGAGCAAGATGTCGAACTCGTCACGGAAATCGAAAACGGCCACTGGTTCGTTTTCCGCGATCCTGACGGCAACTTACTGATGGTGTGCCGTTAG
- a CDS encoding CD3324 family protein, translating to MPGIHGFFVFFIWRRTRAVIYKNGKDVLPPGLFEELQRTIPGELIYIPKPAEQRAGWGEVSGTRKQLAERNAEICRFYTDGWSVAELERKYHLSGDSIRRIVVKSK from the coding sequence ATGCCGGGCATCCACGGTTTTTTCGTTTTTTTCATTTGGAGGAGGACGCGGGCCGTTATTTACAAAAACGGAAAAGACGTGCTTCCCCCTGGGCTTTTCGAGGAATTGCAGCGTACCATTCCGGGAGAGCTCATCTATATTCCCAAACCCGCGGAGCAGCGGGCGGGCTGGGGGGAAGTCAGCGGAACGCGGAAGCAGCTCGCCGAGAGGAACGCGGAAATTTGCCGCTTCTACACGGACGGATGGTCGGTCGCGGAATTGGAGCGCAAGTACCATCTGTCGGGCGACAGCATCCGCAGGATCGTCGTGAAATCGAAATAG
- the nudK gene encoding GDP-mannose pyrophosphatase NudK: MNPNVRMLKEEVLSDNWYVLKKLTFEYRGKNGTWETQSREAYDRGNGAAILLYNRDKQTVILTRQFRMPTYVNGNETGMLIEACAGLLDRDGPEDCIRREAEEETGYAVTSVHKIREAYMSPGSVTEILHLFVAEYDAKMKVGRGGGLDEEQENIEVLELTFAEAIRMVETGEIRDAKTILLLQHAQLHGLLEPPVKVEHILVAGPYRSNTGDDPERIAANMRAMNEAAWRIYEAGHLPVLGEWYALPLMETAGSTRIGDEVFERVFHPSAIRLLEHCDAVLRIGGPSAGADEMVRTAERLGKKVYRAFEEIPEIAQA; the protein is encoded by the coding sequence ATGAACCCGAATGTCCGAATGTTGAAAGAAGAAGTGTTGTCCGACAATTGGTACGTGCTGAAGAAGCTGACCTTCGAATATCGCGGAAAAAACGGCACGTGGGAAACGCAATCGAGAGAGGCTTACGATCGAGGCAACGGCGCGGCGATCTTGCTCTATAACCGCGACAAGCAAACGGTCATCCTGACTCGCCAGTTCCGCATGCCGACTTACGTGAACGGGAATGAGACGGGGATGCTCATCGAGGCGTGCGCCGGCCTGCTCGACCGGGACGGCCCCGAGGATTGCATCCGCCGCGAAGCGGAGGAAGAGACGGGATATGCGGTCACCTCCGTACATAAAATCAGGGAGGCGTATATGTCCCCGGGCTCCGTGACGGAGATTCTGCATCTGTTCGTGGCCGAATACGATGCCAAGATGAAGGTCGGACGCGGCGGAGGGCTGGACGAGGAGCAGGAAAACATCGAGGTGCTGGAGCTCACGTTCGCCGAGGCGATTCGGATGGTGGAAACCGGGGAAATCCGGGACGCGAAAACGATCCTGCTGCTCCAACATGCGCAGCTGCACGGCTTGCTTGAGCCGCCCGTGAAGGTTGAACATATACTGGTCGCCGGGCCATACCGGTCGAACACGGGGGACGATCCCGAGCGGATCGCGGCGAACATGAGGGCGATGAACGAAGCGGCATGGCGCATCTACGAAGCGGGACACTTGCCGGTATTGGGGGAGTGGTACGCTTTGCCCTTGATGGAGACCGCGGGGTCCACCCGCATCGGCGACGAAGTGTTCGAGCGCGTCTTCCACCCTTCCGCGATTCGCCTGTTGGAGCATTGCGACGCCGTTCTCCGGATCGGAGGGCCTTCCGCGGGCGCAGACGAAATGGTGCGGACGGCCGAGCGGCTCGGCAAGAAAGTGTACCGCGCGTTCGAAGAGATACCGGAGATCGCTCAGGCATAG
- a CDS encoding MerR family transcriptional regulator — protein MDRKDPEQWTTGQIARRTGITLRTLRYYDQIGLLKPTVRQISSARRYGKEDLIRLQKIQALKYIGMPLADIQRIIDDPSLPERDLKSSFLAQQEMIRHKINHMQFVSQAIEEAIGMLDRQTEEADWDGLARIMETIRQDRDWGVQYRNAARLQARIRLYDRFGENPTGWHRWLFERLPLKGDLKVADIGCGDGSLWRRNGERIPLRWSVTLADISSGMLEAARLNLGDLGNRMKFVAADVQALPFEDGEFDVVIAGHMLYHVGDIPRAIAELRRILKPGGTLYATTMGKRHLREMEELAREFQPDMQVLDPVMERFHLENGEAILKPWFPVCETIRYGDGLRVTEAEPLIQYMASTPMNAGQYMTGETLERFRQHVRGRLEREGSIDITADTGVFRAVKSE, from the coding sequence ATGGATCGGAAAGATCCCGAACAATGGACGACCGGACAGATCGCGCGCCGAACGGGCATCACGCTCAGAACGCTGCGCTATTACGACCAAATCGGGCTGCTCAAGCCGACCGTTCGCCAGATTAGCTCCGCCCGGCGGTACGGCAAGGAAGATTTGATCCGGCTGCAGAAGATCCAGGCGCTGAAATACATCGGGATGCCACTGGCGGACATCCAAAGGATCATCGACGACCCGTCGCTGCCCGAACGGGATTTGAAGAGCTCCTTCCTGGCGCAGCAGGAGATGATCCGGCATAAAATCAACCACATGCAGTTCGTGTCCCAAGCGATCGAGGAAGCGATCGGCATGCTGGACCGGCAGACGGAAGAGGCGGACTGGGACGGTTTGGCACGCATCATGGAGACGATCCGCCAAGACCGCGACTGGGGGGTGCAATACCGCAATGCGGCCCGGCTGCAGGCGCGAATACGGCTGTACGACCGGTTCGGCGAGAATCCTACGGGCTGGCACCGGTGGTTGTTCGAGCGCCTTCCGCTGAAGGGCGATCTAAAGGTCGCGGACATCGGTTGCGGAGACGGATCTCTGTGGCGGAGAAACGGCGAACGCATTCCGCTCCGGTGGAGCGTCACGCTCGCGGACATCTCCTCCGGCATGCTGGAGGCCGCGCGCCTCAATCTCGGCGACCTCGGCAACCGAATGAAGTTCGTCGCGGCGGACGTCCAGGCCCTGCCGTTCGAAGACGGCGAATTCGACGTCGTCATCGCCGGCCATATGCTGTACCACGTGGGCGATATTCCGCGGGCGATCGCCGAGCTTCGGCGCATCCTGAAGCCGGGAGGAACGCTTTACGCCACCACGATGGGGAAACGCCATCTCCGCGAGATGGAAGAGCTGGCCCGGGAGTTCCAGCCCGACATGCAGGTGCTCGATCCCGTGATGGAACGGTTCCACTTAGAGAACGGGGAAGCGATACTCAAGCCCTGGTTTCCGGTCTGCGAGACGATCCGATACGGGGACGGACTCCGCGTCACGGAAGCCGAACCGCTCATTCAATACATGGCTTCTACGCCGATGAACGCCGGCCAGTATATGACGGGGGAAACACTGGAGCGATTCCGCCAGCATGTCCGGGGGCGGCTGGAACGGGAAGGAAGCATCGACATCACGGCGGACACGGGAGTGTTCCGCGCCGTGAAATCCGAATAA
- a CDS encoding proline dehydrogenase family protein has product METMLRNAFQHLGKSRTANRMARKYGLKFGAGRFVAGETIEHAIRTVRRLNGEGLMATLDHLGEFVGTEAEAAQSADMCIRTLEAIAESGVDSNLSLKLTSLGLDLNEETCLRNMRAILETARKHGNFVRIDMEDFSHCQQTLDLYRRLREEFDNVGVVIQAYLYRSEQDIADLAAYRANMRLVKGAYKESPRVAYPEKKQVDDNYRKIIRQQLNNGNYAAIATHDESVVEEIKGYIWDRGIPHDKFEFQMLYGIAEDLQRRLVGEGYRVRVYVPYGIDWFGYFMRRLAERPANVWFVLKNLFR; this is encoded by the coding sequence ATGGAGACGATGCTTCGCAACGCCTTCCAGCATCTCGGCAAAAGCCGCACGGCGAACCGGATGGCGCGCAAGTACGGGCTGAAGTTCGGCGCCGGCCGTTTCGTGGCCGGGGAAACGATCGAGCACGCGATCCGGACGGTGCGGCGGCTCAACGGCGAGGGCTTGATGGCGACGCTGGACCATTTGGGAGAGTTCGTCGGGACGGAAGCGGAAGCGGCCCAATCGGCAGACATGTGCATCCGCACGCTGGAGGCGATCGCCGAGTCCGGCGTCGACTCCAATTTGTCGCTGAAGCTGACCTCGCTCGGCCTCGACCTGAACGAAGAAACGTGCCTCCGCAACATGCGCGCCATTTTGGAAACCGCCCGAAAGCACGGGAATTTCGTCCGGATCGACATGGAGGATTTTTCCCACTGCCAGCAGACGCTGGACCTTTACCGCAGGCTAAGGGAAGAATTCGATAACGTCGGGGTCGTCATCCAAGCGTATTTGTACCGCAGCGAACAGGATATCGCGGATTTGGCGGCGTACCGGGCGAACATGCGTCTCGTGAAAGGGGCTTATAAGGAATCCCCCCGCGTGGCCTACCCCGAGAAGAAGCAGGTGGACGACAATTACCGGAAAATCATCCGGCAACAGCTGAACAACGGGAATTACGCGGCCATCGCCACCCACGACGAGTCCGTGGTGGAGGAGATCAAGGGGTATATCTGGGATCGCGGCATCCCGCATGATAAGTTCGAATTCCAGATGCTGTACGGGATCGCGGAGGACCTCCAGCGGAGATTGGTCGGCGAAGGTTACCGCGTCCGCGTTTACGTCCCCTACGGCATCGATTGGTTCGGCTATTTCATGAGGCGCCTGGCGGAACGGCCGGCGAACGTCTGGTTCGTGTTGAAGAATTTGTTCCGGTAA